Proteins found in one Etheostoma spectabile isolate EspeVRDwgs_2016 chromosome 14, UIUC_Espe_1.0, whole genome shotgun sequence genomic segment:
- the cnot3b gene encoding CCR4-NOT transcription complex subunit 3 isoform X2 — MADKRKLQGEIDRCLKKVAEGVEQFEDIWQKNQKRIYCQLHNAANANQKEKYEADLKKEIKKLQRLRDQIKTWVASNEIKDKRQLVENRKLIETQMERFKIVERETKTKAYSKEGLGLAQKVDPAQKEKEEVGTWLTNTIDTLNMQVDQFESEVESLSVQTRKKKGDKEDRIEELKTFIEKHRHHIRMLETILRMLDNDSIQVDAIRKIKDDVEYYLDSSQDPDFEENEFLYDDLDLEEIPQALIATSPPGNSNLEDEIFQNSSSTPTSTTSSSPIPPSPATCTTENSEDDKKRGRSTDSEVGQSPVKNGNPSSSLSSSSSSSSSSSSSSSCSSSSSIPGLTSSSLVSMATITGGGLSGSGGLHGSLGGLLSNTSAGSYSSATQQQPHPSAQQQQQAKNLVGPASSAPISIPNSSTNSHLMSSAPSPPNAITQGLFTSSSQAQSLSGPTPTSNSLGLSLGLSLGKGGMSSCITTSPMSGSLGLSGMPASLSSMASLLSGSTPAPYAQAAASGAIGSGLPGSLGGIGINPTTTHSTVGSIGSGSITVGGPTSSTGGLLGPAPGLTNVGSGMLGLGSGQSGMQGSSLVSLSPVGGLAPGSGVGVIGSNGGSSGSAGSGVVGVNLSLSVRPPSQQKQNGSTSYSAVVADSTTDSALTSASQSQSSQSSSLTSPANQPKDTGSSLLGSICLSSSSPSPAFYSEAKAVSGGSLLNGPLSYSQSSDSMKPQEPLSSLKSMAERAALSSGMEGDVSSLHLTPDIFPSSTTVPSGPPSAPQLSLSEVSIPPSLGVCPLGPVPLSKDQLYQQAMEEAAWTHMPHPSDSERIRQYLMRNPCPTLPFHHQVPPPHSDTVEFYQRLSTETLFFIFYYLEGTKAQYLAAKALKKQSWRFHTKYMMWFQRHEEPKTITDEFEQGTYIYFDYEKWGQRKKEGFTFEYRYLEDRDLQ; from the exons ATGGCCGATAAAAGGAAACTTCAag GGGAAATAGATCGATGTCTGAAAAAAGTAGCGGAAGGAGTCGAACAGTTTGAAGACATTTGGCAAAAG aatcagaaaaggatttattgccaa CTTCACAATGCAGCCAACGCAAaccagaaagagaaatatgaaGCGGACCTCAAGAAAGAGATTAAAAAGCTCCAG CGTCTTCGAGACCAGATCAAGACGTGGGTGGCATCCAACGAGATCAAAGACAAAAGGCAGCTAGTAGAGAACCGCAAACTCATAGAAACG caaATGGAGCGGTTCAAAATAGTGGAGAGAGAAACCAAGACAAAGGCGTACTCTAAAGAAGGTTTGGGTCTGGCCCAAAAGGTGGACCCGGcccagaaagagaaggaggaggtcGGCACGTGGCTAACG aACACGATCGACACGTTGAACATGCAGGTGGACCAGTTTGAGAGCGAGGTGGAGTCTCTTTCAGTGCAGACgaggaaaaagaaaggagaCAAAGAG GACCGGATTGAGGAGCTGAAGACATTCATCGAAAAGCATCGGCACCACATCCGGATGCTGGAGACCATCCTGAGGATGCTGGACAACGACTCCATACAGGTGGACGCCATCAGGAAGATCAAG GACGATGTGGAGTATTATCTAGACTCGTCGCAGGATCCAGACTTTGAGGAGAATGAGTTTCTGTACGACGACCTGGACCTGGAAGAAATCC CTCAGGCGCTGATCGCCACCTCCCCGCCGGGAAACTCCAACTTGGAGGACGAGATCTTCCAGAACTCCAGCAGCACGCCCACCTCCACCACCTCATCTTCACCCATCCCCCCTTCACCTGCCACTTGCACTAcg gagaaCTCAGAAGATGACAAGAAGAGAGGACGTTCAACCGACAGTGAAGTCGGTCAG TCACCTGTGAAGAACGGAAACCCCTCTTCCTCGTtatcctcttcctcatcctcctcttcttcctcctcctcgtcctcctcctgctcttcttcatcctccatcCCGGGCCTGACCTCATCCTCACTCGTCTCTATGGCGACCATCACGGGGGGAGGACTCAGTGGCTCTGGGGGTCTTCACGGCAGCTTGGGGGGTCTCCTCTCCAACACTTCGGCCGGCAGCTACAGCAGCGCCACCCAGCAGCAGCCGCACCCGTCGgcgcagcagcagcaacaggcCAAAAACTTAGTTGGCCCCGCCTCCTCGGCTCCTATCTCCATCCCCAACTCCTCGACCAACAGCCACCTGATGTCCTCCGCCCCTTCTCCCCCCAATGCCATTACACAGGGGCTCTTCACTTCCAGCTCCCAGGCCCAGTCTCTGTCGGGGCCCACGCCGACCTCCAACAGCCTCGGCCTCAGCCTCGGCCTCTCGCTGGGGAAAGGGGGCATGTCCAGCTGCATCACCACCAGCCCCATGTCCGGGAGCCTCGGCCTGTCAGGGATGCCGGCGTCCCTGAGCAGCATGGCGAGCCTCCTGTCCGGCTCCACCCCCGCACCTTACGCCCAGGCGGCCGCATCGGGAGCGATCGGCTCCGGCCTTCCAGGCTCTCTGGGCGGCATCGGCATCAATCCTACCACAACCCACAGCACAGTGGGCTCCATCGGCAGTGGAAGCATCACGGTCGGTGGGCCGACGTCCTCAACGGGAGGTCTGCTGGGCCCGGCGCCGGGGTTGACCAACGTCGGCTCTGGCATGCTGGGTTTGGGTTCTGGCCAGTCGGGGATGCAGGGGTCTTCCCTGGTGTCACTGAGCCCAGTCGGAGGCTTAGCGCCGGGTAGCGGAGTGGGAGTCATCGGGAGCAACGGAGGCAGCTCTGGATCAGCAGGGAGCGGAGTGGTGGGAGTAAACCTGTCGCTCTCCGTCAGGCCGCCGAGCCAACAGAAGCAGAACGGTAGCACCA GTTACAGCGCTGTGGTAGCAGACAGCACAACAGACTCCGCCCTCACCAGtgccagccaatcacaaagcAGCCAATCCTCGTCTTTGACCTCCCCAGCCAACCAGCC TAAGGACACTGGTTCCAGTTTACTGGGCTCTATTTGTCTGTCGTCCAGCTCCCCGTCGCCGGCCTTCTACAGCGAGGCCAAAGCGGTGAGCGGCGGCAGCCTGCTGAACGGGCCGCTGTCCTACTCGCAGTCCTCCGACAGCATGAAG CCCCAGGAGCCTCTGAGCAGCCTGAAGTCCATGGCCGAGCGAGCAGCACTCAGCTCAGGGATGGAGGGTGACGTGTCCTCCCTGCACCTCACCCCag ACATCTTCCCCAGCAGCACTACTGTCCCCTCTGGCCCGCCGTCGGCGCCTCAGCTCTCGCTGTCAGAGGTCAGCATCCCCCCGTCACTGGGCGTCTGCCCGCTGGGGCCGGTTCCCCTGTCCAAAGACCAGCTCTACCAACAGGCCATGGAAGAGGCGGCGTGGACGCACATGCCCCACCCGTCCGACTCCGAGAGGATCAG GCAGTACCTGATGAGGAACCCGTGCCCCACCCTGCCTTTCCACCACCAGGTGCCACCGCCCCACTCCGACACTGTAGAGTTTTACCAGAGGCTTTCCACCGaaaccctcttcttcatcttttacTACCTGGAG gGCACGAAGGCCCAGTATCTGGCAGCCAAAGCCCTGAAGAAGCAGTCATGGAGGTTCCACACAAAGTACATGATGTGGTTTCAGAGGCACGAAGAACCCAAGACCATCACGGATGAGTTTGAGCAG GGAACATACATTTACTTTGACTATGAGAAATGGGGCCAGCGGAAGAAGGAAGGCTTCACGTTTGAGTACCGCTACCTAGAAGACCGAGACCTCCAGTGA